The genome window TGATAGAAGCAATGGTTCGACTATAACAGACAATATGGCCTTTGTCTGTCACTTAACATTTCTAAACAATTCTTTACTTATCAGTGTCTTGTGACAATTTATATCCCAAGCCCGCCTTACTGATATTGCTGTATTCAAGTGGCAGAGCGGCCTTAAGCTTGTCGGCTAATTTTTGGCAATGTTCTATATCGCCGTGCTTTAATTCCAGCTCAATTTCATGAATCGCTGTTTGTTTGCCACCTGCTCTGACTTCTCCTCGGTCATAAGCCAGTTCAACCACGGTGTCAGCCTCTAACACCAATAACCAGACATCTCGTTCAAACTCGGTGGTAAACACCGGCTCGATAGCACTCCATACTTGTTCTTGTTCCAGTAATGGTGCAATCGCGGTTTCTGCCAGACGCTCAAGATCAAATACCGGAGCAACTAATTCATGCTCCCATTCTTGACGTTCATGCAAGCCAGAACTAGCACGACCGCTACATTTCACTGTTTGCAGCCATTGTTCACCTATTTGACGTAATCTCAGCCCTACGCCAAATGTCATTAAGGCTTTGTCCGGCGTATCAAAATAGGTACTCAACAAATGTTGTTGATATACATCCTGTTTCAACATGGAAGTCAGCCAGCCCAGCGCTTGCAAGTTAAGCGAGTCAGCCTGCGTTACCTGAAGTTTTATTTCTTGTTCTAGGCTCATGAGTTCAATAAAGGCTTTAAATATTTACCGGTGTAAGAAGCCGGATGTTCGGCCACCTCCTCTGGTGTACCAACGGCCAGCACTTCACCACCACGTGCACCACCTTCAGGGCCCATATCAATGATCCAGTCTGCTGTTTTAATCACATCCAGATTATGCTCAATGACCACAATGGTATTGCCACGGTCTCGCAGGCTGTGCAGGACTTTGAGTAACTGTTCGATATCGAAAAAGTGCAGCCCCGTGGTTGGCTCATCTAAGACATACAGGGTTTTACCTGTATCACGCTTGGATAACTCTTTAGCTAATTTGACCCGCTGCGCCTCACCACCCGATAAGGTAGTCGCATTCTGGCCAAGCTTGATATAGGTCAGACCAACATCAATCAATGTCTGTAACTTTTTCGCCACGACCGGAATATTTTCAAAAAAAACATTCGCCTCTTCGATTGTCATATCCAGTACTTCGGTAATGGTTTTACCTTTGTAGCGGATATCCAGTGTTTCGCGGTTATATCGCTGGCCCTTACAGACATCACATGGCACATAAATGTCGGGCAGGAAATGCATTTCAACTTTAATCAGACCATCGCCCTGACAGGCTTCACAACGTCCGCCTTTCACATTAAAACTAAACCGCCCCGGACCATAACCACGTGAACGTGCTTCTGGTGTACCCGCAAATAACTCACGTATGGGTGTAAACAACCCCGTATAGGTGGCCGGGTTTGAACGCGGCGTACGGCCAATCGGACTTTGATTAATCGCCACCACTTTATCCAGCTGCTCTAAACCAATAATTTCAGAATGTGGTGCGGGTTCTTCTGAATTGCCGTTTAAGTTTTTTGCGGTCAGCTTTAATAAAGTTTCGTTGATTAGCGTGGACTTCCCAGAACCTGACACACCGGTTACACAGGTCATCAGCCCAATCGGCACATCAATATCCACATTTTTCAGATTATTTCCGCAAGCACCTCTCAAACCAATCACACGGCCTGCATGAGGTGGCTGACGTTTCGCTGGCAGTTCAATTTTTCTACGGCCTGACAGATATTGCCCGGTCAGTGACTCTTCACTTTTCATGATTTCTTCAGGTGTACCCTGAGCCACAATTTGACCACCATGCACACCGGCACCAGGCCCAATATCCAGCACAAAGTCTGCCATGCGAATCGCATCTTCATCATGCTCAACCACAATGACCGTGTTACCTAAATCACGTAGTCGGGTTAAGGTTTCCAGCAGGCGATCATTATCACGTTGGTGCAGCCCTATCGAAGGTTCATCCAGAATGTACATGACCCCTACTAAACCCGCACCGATCTGACTGGCTAAACGAATACGCTGCGCTTCACCACCCGATAATGTTTCCGCGCTGCGTGCAAGGTTCAGATAATCAAGACCAACATTCACCAGAAAGCTCAGACGCGCTGAAATTTCGGTGACAATCTTTTCTGCAATTTCGCCACGTTTACCAGGTAAGGTGAGTGTTTCAAAGAAAGTACTCACTTCACCGATAGGCATTGCTGTGACTTCAGGTAAGGTAATTTCATTCACAAATACATTACGCGAAGCCAGCGTTAATCTGGCTCCATGACACTCCGGACAAGCACGGATGGAATGAAATTTAGCCAAATCTTCACGAACACTGTTTGATTCTGTTTCGTGATAACGACGCTGCATATTCGGAATCACGCCTTCAAACGGATGTTTACGACTGACGCTTTTACCACGGTCGCCCATGTAGCTGAAGGCAATCTGCGTTTTACCACTACCATATAAAATGACCTCACGAATCTCATCGGACAAGTCCTGAAAGGGCGTATCCAGATCAAATTTATAATGCTCCGCTAGCGATAGCATTAGTTGGTAGTAATACGCATTTCGGCGATCCCACCCCCGAATGGCACCTGCTGCCAGACTTAATTCAGGATGAGTCACTACTCGAGCGGGATCAATAAACTGCTTCACCCCAAGCCCGTCACAAGTCGGACAAGCTCCAGCAGGATTATTGAATGAGAACATGCGTGGTTCTAATTCAGAAATCGAATAACCACACTCTGGACAGGCAAAACGTGCAGAAAATAAAGTCTCATCAGATTCATCATCCATCGACACGACTTTCGCCACACCATCCGCCATGGCTAATGCCGTTTCAAAGGATTCAGCCAACCGTTGCTGAATGTCCGGGCGCACTTTAAAACGATCCACCACCGCTTCAATGGTATGTTTTTTACGCAGCTCCAATTCAGGCGGATCATCGAGCTCAATAACTTGACCATTCACGCGCGCACGAACAAAGCCTTTGATTCGTAATTCTTCCAAGACATCACGATGCTCACCTTTACGATCCTGAATCACTGGTGCAATCAGCATCAAGCGTTTACCTTCCGGCATATCCAGCACGGCGTCTACCATTTGACTCACCGTCTGTGCTGCCAATGGTTGATGATGTGTCGGACAACGTGGTTCACCCGCACGAGCAAATAACAACCTTAAATAGTCATAAATTTCGGTGATGGTACCGACCGTTGAGCGCGGATTATGTGATGTTGATTTTTGTTCAATCGATATCGCAGGAGACAAGCCTTCAATATGATCCACATCCGGCTTTTCCATCATCGATAAGAACTGTCTGGCGTAGGCTGACAAGGATTCCACATATCGACGCTGCCCTTCTGCGTATAATGTGTCGAAGGCAAGCGAGGATTTTCCCGAACCAGACAGGCCAGTAATTACAATCAGAGCATCTCTCGGCAGGTCCAGGTCAATATTTTTAAGATTGTGGGTTCGAGCCCCACGAATGCTTATATTTTTCATCCCGGGAACGCTTATATTTTTCATCAGGATTCCGTAGTAAAATCAAACGGATCAATATACTCTGTCCGACTACCATGACGCAAAAACAAACTACAACAAACTCATTGACCTCGCTGGAAAAGCGGAGTATTTCAGGGCTTTCGTTGATATTTGCCTTGAGAATGCTGGGCTTATTCATGATTTTGCCGGTTTTTTCGATATCGGCGCATCAATACACGGGCAGCACGCCAATGCTTATCGGCATTGCTATTGGCGCATACGGATTGACGCAAGCGCTCTTACAAATCCCATTTGGGATGTTATCCGACAAAATCGGTCGTAAGCGCGTTATCACTATTGGCTTACTATTATTTGCTGCGGGTAGTGTGATTGCGGCGACCGCACAATCGATTGAAATGGTCATCGTCGGTCGTTTGTTACAAGGAAGTGGTGCCATCGCTGCTGCCATTATGGCTCTCACCGCCGATCTCACCCGAGATGAACAGCGTACAAAAGCCATGGCAAGTATTGGTATCAGTATTGGTCTGTCATTTTCTGTTGCATTGGCCACAGGCGCTATTCTTGAACACTGGATTGGTTTGTCAGGTATTTTCTGGGCCACCGCGCTGCTGGCATTACTTGGTATTGGCATTCTGCATCTATGGGTTCCCTCTCCCAAACGACTGGTGACGCACACTGATCTGGGCCCCGTGCC of Methylophaga marina contains these proteins:
- a CDS encoding CYTH domain-containing protein; translation: MSLEQEIKLQVTQADSLNLQALGWLTSMLKQDVYQQHLLSTYFDTPDKALMTFGVGLRLRQIGEQWLQTVKCSGRASSGLHERQEWEHELVAPVFDLERLAETAIAPLLEQEQVWSAIEPVFTTEFERDVWLLVLEADTVVELAYDRGEVRAGGKQTAIHEIELELKHGDIEHCQKLADKLKAALPLEYSNISKAGLGYKLSQDTDK
- the uvrA gene encoding excinuclease ABC subunit UvrA, whose amino-acid sequence is MKNISIRGARTHNLKNIDLDLPRDALIVITGLSGSGKSSLAFDTLYAEGQRRYVESLSAYARQFLSMMEKPDVDHIEGLSPAISIEQKSTSHNPRSTVGTITEIYDYLRLLFARAGEPRCPTHHQPLAAQTVSQMVDAVLDMPEGKRLMLIAPVIQDRKGEHRDVLEELRIKGFVRARVNGQVIELDDPPELELRKKHTIEAVVDRFKVRPDIQQRLAESFETALAMADGVAKVVSMDDESDETLFSARFACPECGYSISELEPRMFSFNNPAGACPTCDGLGVKQFIDPARVVTHPELSLAAGAIRGWDRRNAYYYQLMLSLAEHYKFDLDTPFQDLSDEIREVILYGSGKTQIAFSYMGDRGKSVSRKHPFEGVIPNMQRRYHETESNSVREDLAKFHSIRACPECHGARLTLASRNVFVNEITLPEVTAMPIGEVSTFFETLTLPGKRGEIAEKIVTEISARLSFLVNVGLDYLNLARSAETLSGGEAQRIRLASQIGAGLVGVMYILDEPSIGLHQRDNDRLLETLTRLRDLGNTVIVVEHDEDAIRMADFVLDIGPGAGVHGGQIVAQGTPEEIMKSEESLTGQYLSGRRKIELPAKRQPPHAGRVIGLRGACGNNLKNVDIDVPIGLMTCVTGVSGSGKSTLINETLLKLTAKNLNGNSEEPAPHSEIIGLEQLDKVVAINQSPIGRTPRSNPATYTGLFTPIRELFAGTPEARSRGYGPGRFSFNVKGGRCEACQGDGLIKVEMHFLPDIYVPCDVCKGQRYNRETLDIRYKGKTITEVLDMTIEEANVFFENIPVVAKKLQTLIDVGLTYIKLGQNATTLSGGEAQRVKLAKELSKRDTGKTLYVLDEPTTGLHFFDIEQLLKVLHSLRDRGNTIVVIEHNLDVIKTADWIIDMGPEGGARGGEVLAVGTPEEVAEHPASYTGKYLKPLLNS